TCAGCGATGGTGAAATACAGCCGGTGATTAAAGACTCTGTACGTGGGGAGTATGTTTTTTTCATACAATCTACCAATCCGCCTTCGGAAAATATAATGGAACTCATGCTGTTGATAGATGCAGCCCGAAGAGCATCAGCGAAATATATAACAGCGGTCATTCCCTATTTTGGATATGCCCGTCAGGATAGAAAAGACAAACCGAGAGTGCCGATAGCCGCCAAACTGATCGCAAATTTGCTGACTACAGCCGGCGCAAACAGAGTGATGACGATGGATTTACATGCCCCGCAAATTCAGGGTTTTTTTGACATACCGGTAGATCACTTAGACAGTTCTGCTGTTTTTATTCCCTATATCCGGGAAATCGGAAGTACCGCAGATTTGTTGTTTGCCTCTCCGGATGTAGGAGGAACAAAAAGGGCGAGATCTTTTGCCAAATACTTTAAAACAGATATGGTTATTTGCGACAAATATCGCGAAAAAGCCAACGAAATAGCAGGAATGACTGTGATTGGTGATGTGGAAGGAAGAGATGTAGTATTGGTAGATGACATCGTTGATACTGCAGGTACACTCTGCAATGCAGCTCAGGCTTTGTTGGCAAAAGGTGCAAACAGTGTGCGCGCTATCTGTACACATCCTGTTCTTTCGGGAGCAGCTTACGAAAGGATAGAAAGTTCTTTATTGACAGAATTGGTTGTTTGCAACACTTTACCTTTAAAACAAACATCTAAGAAAATACGGGTTTTATCGGTAGCTCCGTTGTTTGCAACTGCCATCAAACGCACTTTTGAACACCGGTCTATTAGTTCACTATTCAGTTAAATAGGGCAAACTGCTTTAACACAAAATTTAATACAAAACAAAATAAACAATACGCTTATTATGAAAACGATTAGCATTATTGGGGAAGCAAGAGCCTCAACAGGTAAGAGAAATACCAAAGATTTGCGCAATAAGAACCACGTTCCCTGTATATTATACGGAGGTCAGGAAAATATTCATTTCAGTGCATTGGAGCGGGCTTTTAAACCAATTTTAACCACTCCTGATTTGGTAGTGGCAGAAATTGAAATTGGAGGAAAAATTTATCGGGCTATTTTAAAAGATTCTCAATTTGACCCGATTAAAGACAAACCCCTTCATCTCGACTTTCAGGAGCTTGTGCCCGGCCATGTTGTCAACACAGAATTGCCCATCCGTTTAACAGGTATGGCAGTCGGAGTAAAAGCAGGTGGACGTTTGTTGCAAAAAGTACGCAAAGTATTGGTAAAAGCAGTGCCCGAAAGCTTAGTTTCCGAAATTGTGGTCAGTGTTGATCATCTTGACGTTGGCAAATCTATCCGGGTACGGGATATTCAATTGCCGGGTGTTCAGATTCTGAATCCCCCCTCATTGCCCATTGCTTCTGTAGAAATCACAAGAGCTATCCGTTCTGCTCAGGCTGCTGCCGCTGCTGCTACGAAAAAATAAGTCTGACTTTCCTGTTGTCTATAAGGCAAGTTGATGATCTGTTTTATCGAAAACTTGACTTAAACGATTTTACGGAAATAACCTATACAGAATATTTTCTGTTTTATGTTTTGTCAAATTGCAAACCTCCTCGCTTAAATTCGGGAATTGGTTTGCAATTTGTTTTTTACCCCTTGGCAAGTTTTTTTTATCTCCTTAATATTAGTTTGTGAACTATCTGATAGCCGGCTTAGGCAATATCGGTACCGACTATGAACATACACGGCATAATATAGGCTTTGATGTTGTCTCTTTTTTAGCTGCACAACATCAGGCTGTGTTCAGTTCTTCGAGATTGGCCGCCAAAACTCAAATCCGGATAAAAGGACGAACCCTGCATTTAATTCAACCTTCTACTTATATGAATTTAAGCGGGAGAGCGGTAAAATATTGGTTGCAAATGACTAATACAGATCTGAGCAATTTTTTAGTCATCACAGATGATGTAAGTTTACCCTTTGGAAAACTACGAATACGAAAACAAGGAAGCAACGGCGGACATAACGGACTGAAAAGCTTAGATGAACATTTGAATACCAATGAATATGCTCGCTTGAGAATTGGCATTGGCAATGACTATCCCAAAGGAAGGCAATCTGATTATGTCTTAGGTAAATGGACGGAACAGGAAAAAGAAGAACTGCCCAAATATATTGAAACTGCTTCTGAAGCAATCGTTTGCTTCGTTTTAGAAGGATTAGACCGCGCTATGAATAAATTCAATGTAAAAAAATGATTTAATTGCATCGAATCTAAGTACAGGTAAAACCTTTATCCTGTTTTGTATGTCTTTAGAAAACAAAAAAAGGATAACACCTTGTTTTATTGGACATTCGATTAAATGAAATTTTAAATCAGCATATTATTCAAACTTAACTCCTGCCCTACCCGGCTCCACCAAATCTATATTCATGCGACACTTAATTTTTACTTCGTTTATTTTGATCTTATCGTTCAGGTTGATGGCACAACCGCTTTCCGGAGAAAAGGAAGCCTTTACCTATGCCGATACTTTGAGAGGCACTTTACTACCTGAACGCACCTGGTTTGATGTTACTTATTATGACTTAAACATTGCCGTAAATCCGCAGGAAAAAAGTCTTTCTGGTTTTAATGATATTTATTTCAAAGTGCTGCGTTCGCAAAATATCATGCAAATAGATTTGTATGAAAATATGCAGGTGGACAGCATTATATATAACGGACAAATTTTACCTTTCAGAAGGCTGCACAATGCTGTGATGATCGTGTTCCCACAAATGCTTGCAGTTTCGGAAGGCATTCAAAAAATCAGGTTTTTTTATTCAGGAAAACCCACTGTAGCTGCACGTCCGCCCTGGGATGGTGGTTTTGTTTGGTCTAAAGATAAAGAAGGCAATCCGTTTATAGGTGTTGCCTGTCAGGGAGATGGTGCAAGCCTTTGGTGGCCGAACAAAGATCATCAAAGCGAAGAACCGGATAGTATGCGAATTAGTTGTGCTGTTCCCAAGCCTTTGCAATGTATTTCAAATGGCCAAAACATGGGAACGACCGATGAAGGCAATTATACCCGTTATCATTGGTTGGTAACTTATCCGATCAACAATTACGCGGTGTCTGTTACCATCGGAAATTTCAAACATTTTTCTGATTCTTATGTCAGTGGTAAAGACACCCTTTCGCTCAATTATTATGTTTTAGCCTATAATTATGAAATCGCCAAAACTCATTTTGAGCAGGTAAAACCAATGATGTCCTGTTTTGAACAATATTTGGGTCCTTACCCGTTTTTGCGGGATGGTTTTGCTTTGGTTGAAACCCCATATTTAGGCATGGAGCACCAAAGCGGAATTGCTTATGGCAACAACTACAAAACCGGTTATAACGGTTACGATTTTTCACGAATCGGCCTGAATTTTGATTATATCATTATTCACGAAGCCGGTCATGAATGGTGGGGCAACAGCATTACTTCTTCTGATATTGCGGACATGTGGATACATGAAGGTTTTTGCACTTATTCCGAATCTCTGTACGTTGAGTGTTTGTATGGGTATGAAACAGCCATGAAATATATCAATGCCAAAAAACCAACTATTTCCAATGATATCCCAATCATCGGACATTATGGAGTAAACCGCGAGGGCAGCGGCGATATGTATAATAAAGGGATGCTCATTCTGAATACTATGCGCAGCATCGTGAACAATGATGAGCTTTGGTTTTCGACCTTGAAAAGTATGCAAAAGGATTTTAAGCATCGAATTGTTGATCAGGACATGATTTTGCAATACTTTAACCATAAAACCGGAAAAGACTTTACCGCCTTTTTTAAACAATACCTGTTTCATAATACTATTCCAACTCTTTTATACAAAGTTGATCGTCAAAAAGGAAAGGATACACAGATTTCTTATAAATGGGTAGCCGATGTTCCGGATTTTGAAATGCCGGTGCAATATACAGACTCCAAAGGTGTCAAACATTTCCTGTTCCCGAAAACAGAAAATTGGCAAACCACAACCCTCAAAAATGTGAAACCTAACGAATTTAAATTTGCAGAAGACCTGTATTATATAGAGGTCAATAAAATGTAACTTCCCTTAGAATATTTTTTTGCGGTTAGATTCAGATTAAAAATTCCGGTATTCTGTTGATTTCAGTTTGCCTCAACTTGATTGCCATTGAAAAAAATTACCATCAGCATTTTGGTTGCCTTAGTGCTTGCAGTTGTGGTATTTCTATGGCAAATCAACCGTCCTGCAACACAAACCTTTTTAATCAGAAAAGCTTTAACCGCCATTGGTGAGACTTACGGTATCGAAGCCACCGTTGGTAAAATAAATATTCGTTTCTTTAACCGTATCGAGATAGATCAACTATACCTGTCCGATCAGCAGTCAGATACTTTAGTTTATATCAGGCATCTCGATTTGCATATTCCTTTGTGGAGTTTGTTGAAAAAACAAATCGTTATTGACGAATTGAGTTTAAGCGACAGCTATCTGAATATTTACCGGAATAAATCGGAAACAGCATTTAACTATGATTTCTTTTTGTCCGGTGAATCAACATCAAGTTCTCAAACCTACAACGATACACTTCCTGTTTGGCTTCATCTGAACAAACTTAACCTTACCAATACAAGGGTCAGTTATAACGATATTCCCGGAGGCCAACAGCTTAGCACGACCTTAAAACGGCTGTCAGTTGCATTCGAAGATATAGACCTTAACCAGTCGCATTTCGCACTGAAAAATCTTTTGTTGGATGATGCCGAAATTCAGGTAGCGATTCATCAGCCGGACAGCCTTACCCTTGCAAAATTGCCCGCAAGAACTCAACCGGCAACTGATGCTTCAGAAAACAAAGCCGAAATTCAGTTATTCGTCAAAAATACGGATCTGGAATCTATTTGTTTATCTTATGAAGATAATACCCAAAACGCTTCCGACCATGAAGGGATTGATTTTGCAAGAATTCACCTAAACGATTTTAACGGAAATGTAAAAGACCTTTACTTTACAGCAGATACTCTAAGTTTTGCGATGAACAACTTTGCTTTTTCAGAACATTCGGGGTTTGTTTGCAAAAACCTGTCTGCTCAGGTTCAATATCAACCAACAGGTTTGGGATTGAATGATTTTTATTTTGAAACTCCCCAGTCCGAAATCAGAGCTGGTTTAACACTTGTTTATCCTGATACAGAAGCTTTTACTTCCTCCCCTGATTTGGTTGACATCAGCCTTGATTTGCCTCAGTTAACACTGAACACAAATGACTTGCGTTTCTTTTATCCGGAAATTGACAAAATCAGCTATATCCAATCTCATAACCAAACATTTAATACATCGCTTATTCTCCACGGAACCTTAGACGACTTGATGTTGAATGAGTTTGCATTTCAATGCGGTAACAATCGAATGGATATAGACCAACTGCATTTGAAACATCCTACAAACACAGCACAACTCAATTTTTTTGCAAAGGGATTAAAAGTAATCAGCTCTGCGGCTGATTTGCAAACCTTGGTTGACCCTTCTTTGATTCCTGAACAACTTAACCCTTTGGGGGAGTTTTCTTTGAGCGGAAACATTCAGGGCGGCATGACCAAAATCGCTGCAAATCTGCATCTGAGTTCAGAAGCCGGTCAGGCTGATACAGAAACGACCTTATGGATGGAAAATATTCCACGATATAAAGGACAGATTTCTTTGAAAGAATTTGAAGCAGGAAAAATAGCAGGATTCGACTCAATCATTGGCAAACTGACACTACAAACGATTTTTGACCTTGAGGGTACGGAATTAGCAACTTTGTTTGGAACTGCCAACCTAAATATTGATGAGGCAAGCCTGATGGGATACAATTACCAAAAAACAAATGCTGATTTTGTTTTCAATCAAAACATCATAGAGACCTCCCTTTTTCTTGGCGATAAAAACGCTGCGGCTGAAATAAAAACATTCGTCAACCTTCGGACAGATATGCCAGAACTGAATACCTCCGCAAACATCAAACACCTGAATACTTCTGCACTTGGGTTGTACCAGTGGGACTATGCTTTTCGTGGTAATCTGAATGCAAAACTTTCCGGAAATCATACGGACAACATATCCGGAACCCTGTCTGTTTCAGATGCCGGGTTTATAAAAAATGAAACCATAGAAGTTTTAAACTCCCTGAAAATTGACATTGACCAGTCAAATGAAGCCAATACATTCATAAACCTGATCAGCGATATTGCCGATTTACAGGTTCAGGGCAATTTTAAACCCACGCAAGTTGCTTCCGGACTTTTCCGTTGTTTGAACCGGTATTATCAGATTTTCCCCGATACCGTTTCAAAGCTAATACCCCTGCAACAAATCGAATTCAGCCTGAAAACCAAACAAGTAGATTTGTTACAAAATATGTTTGTGCCCGGATTAAAAAGATTAGATTCTTGTTTGATAAAAGGCAATTTTGACGAAGTGGACAATAAAATTTCGTTGACCACAGACATTGACTATGTTGAATATGAAAACTATAAGATTGAGCAAGTAAATCTGGATTTAAACAACCAAAACAATAGAATTACTTCACAATTAATTTTAAACAATCTTCACATAAAATCTGATACAACAACTACTATATTGCCCGAAATAACTTTGGCTACAAATATTGCCAATGATAGTTTGTTGTTGGGGGTCAGGGTTATGTCCGATGAAACTACAACTGCTTTGTCGCTTTCAGATTTTTTGGTGGCTTTGGAAAAAGACGAGTTCGTTATTGAATTGTTAGACGAAGCGTTAATTTTAAATAACCACCTTTGGGAAATACAAAAAGGGAATTTAGTCCGTATTCAACCCAAAGGAATTTTAGTCAACCGGTTCAAACTTGGTTACGGAAATGGTCAAATCACTATCAGCAACAAGGAAGCGGGAGATGTGATGTCGCCTTTACTAATCAAAATCACCGATTTTGAAATAAATGATCTGGCACAATTAGCTTCCCTTGATTCCTTAAATTTGTCAGGACGTTTGACCGGGGATATTGAAATTGCAGAACCGATGGGAAATTTGAGTGCAACCGCAGGTTTTCAATTCACTGATCTCTTATTTTCAGGTATTCAGTTGAATAAAGCTGAATTAACCACTGCTTATAATCAAAGTGGAAAAATTCCGGTTGATTTTGCTGTATCTGACGGCATGTTGGAAGGAAGCGTTCGAGGCAATTATAATCTCAACCAACCTGAAAAAGCACTTGATTTTAACCTTTTTGTTAAAAGTTTTGATTTGAGTTCTTTAGAACAATTTGTTCAGGGAACAGCCTCTGATTTGAAAGGGTATTTATCAGGAAACTTACAAATAAAAGGCAGCACTGATGCACCGGAATTAAAAGGTGGTCTTGAGTTAAACAATAGTACGGTAAAAGTGGACATGACCAATTCTTCCTATAGTTTGGAAGCATTAAAATTAGAATTCGAACAAAACGCCATCACCCTCAAACCTGCCGTCATTACAGATCAGGCAGGCGGAAAGCTTTCCCTTCATGGGCAGTTTTTGCATAAAAATTTTGAAGACATTGGGATTAACTTTCAGGCCAACGGCAAAAACCTTCAATTAATGAACACAAAATCAGCAGTTGAGGGCATGCCTGTTTATGGAGTGTTAAACGGAAATCTCGAAGTTAAAGTTAGCGGAACAGAAAAGCAACCGGATATCAAAGTGTTTTTTGAAACCGGAAATCATACGGACTTGTATATGACCGTGCCCGAATCAACTACTGAAATTAAAAAATCAGAATTGGTGGTTTTCGGAAGTCAGGATCCAGAAATTGATGCTGAAATGCAAAAATCAGCAGAAGAAGCGCAAACGGCTCAACCGGTTTCATTAAAACCACCTTTTAAGTACGACCTGACCCTGAAAC
This is a stretch of genomic DNA from Sphingobacteriales bacterium. It encodes these proteins:
- a CDS encoding translocation/assembly module TamB domain-containing protein, coding for MKKITISILVALVLAVVVFLWQINRPATQTFLIRKALTAIGETYGIEATVGKINIRFFNRIEIDQLYLSDQQSDTLVYIRHLDLHIPLWSLLKKQIVIDELSLSDSYLNIYRNKSETAFNYDFFLSGESTSSSQTYNDTLPVWLHLNKLNLTNTRVSYNDIPGGQQLSTTLKRLSVAFEDIDLNQSHFALKNLLLDDAEIQVAIHQPDSLTLAKLPARTQPATDASENKAEIQLFVKNTDLESICLSYEDNTQNASDHEGIDFARIHLNDFNGNVKDLYFTADTLSFAMNNFAFSEHSGFVCKNLSAQVQYQPTGLGLNDFYFETPQSEIRAGLTLVYPDTEAFTSSPDLVDISLDLPQLTLNTNDLRFFYPEIDKISYIQSHNQTFNTSLILHGTLDDLMLNEFAFQCGNNRMDIDQLHLKHPTNTAQLNFFAKGLKVISSAADLQTLVDPSLIPEQLNPLGEFSLSGNIQGGMTKIAANLHLSSEAGQADTETTLWMENIPRYKGQISLKEFEAGKIAGFDSIIGKLTLQTIFDLEGTELATLFGTANLNIDEASLMGYNYQKTNADFVFNQNIIETSLFLGDKNAAAEIKTFVNLRTDMPELNTSANIKHLNTSALGLYQWDYAFRGNLNAKLSGNHTDNISGTLSVSDAGFIKNETIEVLNSLKIDIDQSNEANTFINLISDIADLQVQGNFKPTQVASGLFRCLNRYYQIFPDTVSKLIPLQQIEFSLKTKQVDLLQNMFVPGLKRLDSCLIKGNFDEVDNKISLTTDIDYVEYENYKIEQVNLDLNNQNNRITSQLILNNLHIKSDTTTTILPEITLATNIANDSLLLGVRVMSDETTTALSLSDFLVALEKDEFVIELLDEALILNNHLWEIQKGNLVRIQPKGILVNRFKLGYGNGQITISNKEAGDVMSPLLIKITDFEINDLAQLASLDSLNLSGRLTGDIEIAEPMGNLSATAGFQFTDLLFSGIQLNKAELTTAYNQSGKIPVDFAVSDGMLEGSVRGNYNLNQPEKALDFNLFVKSFDLSSLEQFVQGTASDLKGYLSGNLQIKGSTDAPELKGGLELNNSTVKVDMTNSSYSLEALKLEFEQNAITLKPAVITDQAGGKLSLHGQFLHKNFEDIGINFQANGKNLQLMNTKSAVEGMPVYGVLNGNLEVKVSGTEKQPDIKVFFETGNHTDLYMTVPESTTEIKKSELVVFGSQDPEIDAEMQKSAEEAQTAQPVSLKPPFKYDLTLKLTATNEARINIIMDPAAGDQITCSGDGDITVDTNETGNLVVAGDYTIQNGSYQMTLQDVIKRRFEIEKGSTLNFAGDPMDSRFNITAIYEPQTSVYEMVSEFSDQLSEEEISKLKRRQPVQVALNIKGTIAAPKLTFNILLPKLQDEPNPLLERKLAQIRENETELNKQSFGLIMFNRFIPAGGAPTLATPDAESMIYSSLSKMVSDQLNNMAGKYVKGMEIMVNVEADGTGDDRNRELQYGVSQSLFNERITVQIGGTVALDDQQQNNSGLAPDVAIEYKITKDGKVKGRVFRKDRYHQLSQLYRPTTGIGISYKKKFGKFKELFKKQKK
- a CDS encoding ribose-phosphate pyrophosphokinase; protein product: MSSQIMLFGGRTSKTLSEEIAQHYDLPLINVQIQQFSDGEIQPVIKDSVRGEYVFFIQSTNPPSENIMELMLLIDAARRASAKYITAVIPYFGYARQDRKDKPRVPIAAKLIANLLTTAGANRVMTMDLHAPQIQGFFDIPVDHLDSSAVFIPYIREIGSTADLLFASPDVGGTKRARSFAKYFKTDMVICDKYREKANEIAGMTVIGDVEGRDVVLVDDIVDTAGTLCNAAQALLAKGANSVRAICTHPVLSGAAYERIESSLLTELVVCNTLPLKQTSKKIRVLSVAPLFATAIKRTFEHRSISSLFS
- a CDS encoding M1 family metallopeptidase; translated protein: MRHLIFTSFILILSFRLMAQPLSGEKEAFTYADTLRGTLLPERTWFDVTYYDLNIAVNPQEKSLSGFNDIYFKVLRSQNIMQIDLYENMQVDSIIYNGQILPFRRLHNAVMIVFPQMLAVSEGIQKIRFFYSGKPTVAARPPWDGGFVWSKDKEGNPFIGVACQGDGASLWWPNKDHQSEEPDSMRISCAVPKPLQCISNGQNMGTTDEGNYTRYHWLVTYPINNYAVSVTIGNFKHFSDSYVSGKDTLSLNYYVLAYNYEIAKTHFEQVKPMMSCFEQYLGPYPFLRDGFALVETPYLGMEHQSGIAYGNNYKTGYNGYDFSRIGLNFDYIIIHEAGHEWWGNSITSSDIADMWIHEGFCTYSESLYVECLYGYETAMKYINAKKPTISNDIPIIGHYGVNREGSGDMYNKGMLILNTMRSIVNNDELWFSTLKSMQKDFKHRIVDQDMILQYFNHKTGKDFTAFFKQYLFHNTIPTLLYKVDRQKGKDTQISYKWVADVPDFEMPVQYTDSKGVKHFLFPKTENWQTTTLKNVKPNEFKFAEDLYYIEVNKM
- a CDS encoding aminoacyl-tRNA hydrolase, with the translated sequence MNYLIAGLGNIGTDYEHTRHNIGFDVVSFLAAQHQAVFSSSRLAAKTQIRIKGRTLHLIQPSTYMNLSGRAVKYWLQMTNTDLSNFLVITDDVSLPFGKLRIRKQGSNGGHNGLKSLDEHLNTNEYARLRIGIGNDYPKGRQSDYVLGKWTEQEKEELPKYIETASEAIVCFVLEGLDRAMNKFNVKK
- a CDS encoding 50S ribosomal protein L25; protein product: MKTISIIGEARASTGKRNTKDLRNKNHVPCILYGGQENIHFSALERAFKPILTTPDLVVAEIEIGGKIYRAILKDSQFDPIKDKPLHLDFQELVPGHVVNTELPIRLTGMAVGVKAGGRLLQKVRKVLVKAVPESLVSEIVVSVDHLDVGKSIRVRDIQLPGVQILNPPSLPIASVEITRAIRSAQAAAAAATKK